The following are from one region of the Deltaproteobacteria bacterium genome:
- a CDS encoding diaminopimelate epimerase, whose protein sequence is YHRVYEPAGTNANFVEVVDDKTLRVRTYERGVEDETLACGTGSVAAALIAAEKNMVISPVNVIVKSGETLCIHFEKTEKGFTQIYLEGKANVVYEGKLWEEAYT, encoded by the coding sequence TTACCACAGGGTGTACGAACCAGCCGGAACCAATGCCAATTTCGTGGAGGTAGTTGACGACAAAACGCTCCGGGTACGCACCTACGAACGTGGTGTGGAGGATGAAACACTGGCCTGTGGAACCGGTTCCGTGGCTGCGGCCCTGATCGCGGCGGAAAAGAATATGGTCATTTCCCCCGTCAACGTCATCGTGAAAAGCGGAGAAACCCTGTGTATCCATTTCGAAAAGACTGAAAAGGGGTTCACGCAGATTTATCTTGAGGGAAAAGCGAACGTGGTTTATGAAGGCAAACTCTGGGAAGAGGCCTATACCTGA